From the Manihot esculenta cultivar AM560-2 chromosome 3, M.esculenta_v8, whole genome shotgun sequence genome, one window contains:
- the LOC122723383 gene encoding cysteine proteinase inhibitor 5-like, translating into MKGHRLIFSFLFFAAVAFAALVGGWQPIKDLKDPNIVEIGEYAVKEYNKRANTDLILVNVVKGEEQVVSGMNYRLILAVTEGKASKKYQAEVWEKAWENFKNLTSFEPVKE; encoded by the coding sequence ATGAAAGGCCATCGTCTCATTTTCTCCTTTCTCTTCTTTGCCGCCGTTGCTTTCGCGGCACTGGTCGGCGGTTGGCAGCCTATAAAGGATTTGAAAGATCCGAACATCGTAGAGATTGGAGAGTACGCGGTAAAGGAATATAATAAGAGAGCGAACACCGATCTTATACTGGTGAACGTGGTGAAGGGTGAAGAGCAGGTGGTTTCGGGGATGAATTATCGTCTGATATTGGCGGTGACAGAGGGAAAGGCCAGCAAGAAGTATCAGGCGGAAGTTTGGGAGAAGGCGTGGGAGAATTTCAAGAATCTAACGTCGTTTGAGCCCGTGAAAGagtaa
- the LOC110611664 gene encoding S-protein homolog 5 produces MWAKITLLMLVMSSAVGVIGLPYTQIRTVNITNNLGANIELNVHCKSKNDDLGQQQIPYKDFWYFKFRPNFWGTTLFYCSMNWEQISHWFNIYVDARDNPKCIICQWSIQAKVFSIYGSN; encoded by the exons ATGTGGGCAAAAATAACGTTATTGATGTTAGTGATGTCAAGTGCTGTTGGTGTAATTGGTTTGCCTTATACACAAATAAGGACGGTAAACATCACTAACAATCTGGGTGCAAATATTGAACTTAATGTTCATTGTAAGTCTAAGAATGATGATCTTGGACAACAACAAATCCCTTACAAAGATTTTTGGTATTTCAAATTTCGTCCCAATTTTTGGGGAACTACTCTCTTCTACTGTTCCATGAATTGGGAACAAATATCTCATTGGTTCAATATTTACGTGGATGCAAGAGACAATCCAAAATGTATTATTTGTCAATGGAGTATACAAGCTAAAG TCTTCTCAATTTATGGATCAAACTGA